The Candidatus Gorgyraea atricola genome includes a window with the following:
- a CDS encoding N-acetylmuramoyl-L-alanine amidase, translating to MRKLKTLSFIILSLMLSSCARVPARGTHGLHTIEPYPTIPQKIITAPAEITRGTVYHEVAPGETVWRISKMYDVTVNDIVGANSLRDANTLEKGQRLVVPNAAPIRAVIPMWPSRKWDYIIVHHSATDVGNALKFDSAHKKRRWKGLGYHFVIDNGTSGKKDGQIEVSPRWLHQEDGAHCKADGMNYCGIGICLVGNFSEDRVTAKQMESLIFLVNRLKEYYNIPKSHILGHGQAEGAQTECPGTRFPWPDFRRRLEP from the coding sequence ATGAGAAAATTGAAAACATTATCTTTTATTATTTTATCCTTGATGCTCAGCTCCTGTGCTCGTGTGCCAGCGAGAGGTACGCATGGCCTGCATACCATTGAGCCATACCCCACTATCCCACAAAAAATCATAACCGCGCCTGCGGAAATAACCAGGGGCACTGTGTATCACGAAGTAGCGCCTGGCGAAACAGTATGGCGGATAAGCAAGATGTATGATGTCACAGTAAATGATATTGTAGGAGCGAACAGTTTAAGAGATGCCAATACCTTAGAAAAAGGGCAAAGACTTGTTGTTCCGAACGCCGCACCTATAAGGGCAGTAATACCTATGTGGCCTTCTAGGAAATGGGATTATATAATCGTCCATCACAGCGCAACAGATGTTGGGAATGCCCTCAAGTTTGATTCTGCGCACAAGAAAAGACGATGGAAAGGTCTGGGCTATCATTTCGTGATAGATAATGGCACATCAGGGAAGAAGGATGGCCAGATAGAGGTCTCGCCCAGGTGGCTACACCAGGAGGACGGCGCGCATTGCAAGGCAGATGGCATGAACTATTGTGGCATTGGTATATGTCTTGTGGGGAATTTCAGTGAGGACAGAGTTACTGCGAAACAAATGGAGTCACTTATTTTTTTGGTGAATAGGTTGAAGGAATACTATAATATTCCCAAGTCTCACATTTTAGGTCATGGCCAGGCAGAAGGCGCCCAGACTGAATGCCCTGGCACAAGATTTCCCTGGCCAGACTTCCGCCGCCGCCTCGAACCATAA
- a CDS encoding divergent polysaccharide deacetylase family protein translates to MKKRVFIIVLVVILGLSFTLYRAMRPKGLVAFVIDDWGYNKRNIDLVLEINRPLTISILPNLRYSSYVAEEIRKNSKIHDIILHLPLESKSGMAAEIDTIRSSMAEDRIVSILEKDIESIPGVIGVSNHQGSKATRDKKIMSIVLSELEKRKLFFLDSLTAPDSACSYLAHEVGLKCAVRDVFLDITDQTDLANFETYIRKQIRELAAIALEKRSAIGVGHNKKITLNAIKDAIPELEKQGIKIVPLKTLAR, encoded by the coding sequence ATGAAAAAACGCGTTTTTATTATAGTCTTAGTGGTAATATTGGGATTGTCATTTACTCTTTATAGAGCCATGAGGCCAAAGGGTCTGGTTGCATTTGTGATCGATGACTGGGGATATAATAAGAGAAATATTGATCTTGTCTTAGAAATAAACAGGCCTCTTACCATATCCATATTGCCAAATCTAAGATATTCATCTTATGTGGCTGAGGAAATTAGAAAAAATAGCAAAATACATGATATAATTCTGCATCTGCCTCTCGAGTCAAAGAGCGGAATGGCGGCAGAGATCGATACGATACGATCCAGCATGGCCGAGGACAGAATAGTCTCTATATTAGAGAAAGACATAGAAAGTATTCCTGGCGTAATTGGTGTTTCAAATCATCAGGGCTCAAAGGCTACAAGAGATAAAAAGATCATGAGTATTGTTTTGTCTGAGCTGGAGAAAAGGAAGTTATTTTTTCTTGATAGCCTGACAGCGCCGGATTCAGCATGTTCTTATCTTGCGCATGAGGTAGGATTAAAATGCGCGGTCAGAGATGTATTTCTGGATATTACGGACCAGACTGATCTGGCGAATTTTGAGACATATATAAGAAAACAGATTCGAGAATTAGCCGCGATAGCGCTTGAAAAAAGAAGCGCCATAGGGGTCGGGCATAATAAAAAAATTACACTGAATGCGATAAAAGATGCGATACCGGAGCTTGAAAAGCAGGGTATAAAGATCGTGCCTTTAAAAACATTAGCGAGGTAA
- a CDS encoding YhjD/YihY/BrkB family envelope integrity protein, producing the protein MIPKIVNFLKTDIWRIRLKNLPFAKSFLIKQLRIILVALRGFDEDKCQLRASALTFYSLLSIVPVVAMAFGIAKGFGFEKLLEKQILNKMPGQEAALMQIVDFANKLLENTKGGMVAGIGVAILFWTVIKVLGNIEKSFNDIWGIREQRNLGRKFSDYLSIMLLCPILIIMSSSATVFISTQIALITEKVALLGFFSPVIFFMLKLLPYCVIWVLFTFIYLFMPNTKVNFKSGMLAGIAAGTIYQLAQWGYINFQVGVAKYNAIYGSFAALPLFLVWLQLSWLIVFLGAEISFAHQNVDTYEFEPDCLRVSYSFKKLISLRIMHLLTKNFAKCQRPCTATEISHILEIPVRLVRQILFELVESGIVSEIHTDKYKVVAFQPACDTGSLTIKRVVDAMEERGTNNVPVGDSQELKKLSESLGIFNNIVEKSPANLLLRDL; encoded by the coding sequence ATGATACCAAAGATCGTTAATTTCCTAAAGACAGATATCTGGCGAATACGCTTGAAGAATCTCCCATTTGCAAAGTCTTTTTTGATCAAACAGCTCAGGATTATCTTGGTAGCATTGCGCGGTTTTGATGAGGATAAATGTCAGTTGCGGGCCTCTGCATTGACGTTTTATTCCCTGCTTTCTATCGTACCTGTCGTTGCCATGGCCTTTGGCATAGCTAAAGGATTTGGTTTTGAAAAGCTCCTTGAAAAACAGATCTTGAATAAGATGCCTGGGCAGGAAGCAGCGTTGATGCAGATAGTGGATTTCGCTAATAAGCTTCTTGAGAATACAAAAGGCGGCATGGTAGCAGGCATAGGTGTTGCCATACTTTTCTGGACTGTCATAAAGGTGCTGGGCAATATCGAGAAATCTTTCAATGATATCTGGGGCATAAGAGAACAGAGAAACCTGGGCAGGAAATTCAGCGACTATCTTTCAATAATGCTTCTTTGCCCGATACTGATTATTATGTCCAGCAGTGCCACTGTTTTTATAAGTACCCAGATCGCGCTTATTACTGAAAAGGTGGCGTTATTGGGATTTTTCAGCCCTGTTATATTTTTCATGCTGAAGCTTTTACCGTATTGTGTCATATGGGTGCTTTTTACATTTATTTATCTTTTTATGCCCAACACAAAGGTCAACTTTAAATCTGGTATGCTGGCAGGCATAGCAGCTGGCACGATTTATCAGCTTGCCCAGTGGGGCTACATAAACTTTCAGGTAGGTGTCGCGAAATACAATGCCATCTACGGAAGCTTTGCCGCGCTGCCTTTATTTTTAGTGTGGCTGCAGCTTAGCTGGCTCATAGTATTTCTTGGGGCTGAGATCTCTTTTGCGCATCAGAATGTGGACACATATGAGTTTGAACCGGATTGCCTGCGGGTAAGTTATTCTTTTAAGAAACTTATCTCTTTAAGGATCATGCATTTATTGACAAAGAATTTCGCTAAATGCCAAAGGCCATGCACAGCCACAGAGATCTCGCATATCCTGGAGATCCCTGTTAGATTGGTTCGACAGATACTCTTTGAATTAGTTGAAAGCGGCATTGTCTCTGAAATACATACCGACAAATATAAGGTAGTGGCTTTTCAACCTGCCTGCGATACCGGCTCTTTAACTATAAAGCGCGTTGTAGACGCCATGGAAGAACGTGGTACAAATAATGTGCCGGTAGGCGACTCTCAAGAATTAAAGAAGCTATCCGAATCTTTAGGGATCTTCAATAATATAGTAGAGAAATCACCGGCAAACCTTCTATTAAGAGATCTATGA
- a CDS encoding AsmA family protein translates to MKKIVPVIIIIIALPIVSIFAKNMIAKTVVSTGVRAVTGLKLDMKSFNIGIFRSAIDINNLRLFNPRQFEDRLMIDIPEIYVDYDLGALLTKKIHLEEVRLNLNEFIVVKNKQGELNLDSLKAIKEQKETTKESSKKKTKAPNLQIDVLELKIGKVIYKDYHNRATPSVKEYKVNINERYENIDDPKKLANLIVLKALTNTPIANLTGFDLGLLDEGVGATLGVALKAGEAVTDTAKEATEKVTDTLKSILPFGGKEEGK, encoded by the coding sequence ATGAAGAAGATAGTACCTGTCATTATTATAATAATAGCTTTGCCTATCGTGTCCATCTTTGCCAAAAATATGATTGCCAAGACAGTAGTCTCTACAGGCGTCAGGGCTGTAACAGGACTTAAATTAGATATGAAGAGTTTTAATATAGGTATATTTAGAAGCGCTATTGATATAAATAACCTCAGGCTTTTTAATCCTCGACAATTTGAAGATAGACTGATGATAGACATACCAGAGATATACGTTGATTATGATTTGGGAGCGCTACTCACAAAAAAGATCCATCTTGAGGAAGTAAGATTAAACCTGAATGAATTTATCGTCGTGAAAAATAAACAAGGAGAACTTAATCTGGATTCATTAAAAGCTATTAAGGAACAAAAGGAGACAACGAAAGAGAGCTCTAAAAAGAAGACAAAAGCACCCAACCTTCAAATAGATGTTTTGGAGCTAAAAATCGGAAAGGTCATATATAAGGATTATCACAATAGGGCCACTCCCAGCGTTAAGGAGTATAAAGTAAATATCAATGAAAGGTATGAGAATATAGACGACCCTAAAAAATTGGCAAATCTTATCGTTTTAAAAGCGCTCACGAATACCCCTATAGCAAACCTTACTGGTTTTGATCTGGGCCTACTGGACGAGGGAGTGGGCGCTACATTGGGCGTAGCATTAAAAGCTGGTGAGGCTGTAACAGATACTGCTAAAGAGGCAACAGAAAAGGTCACTGATACGCTTAAGAGCATTCTGCCATTTGGCGGGAAAGAAGAGGGGAAATGA
- a CDS encoding lysophospholipid acyltransferase family protein, producing MTIILSAGIWIVTAVLTIALFFVDLILVIILFPFDRQRKILHSQCFWWADAVIGFNPYWNIQVSGLENIDKHKTYVIVANHQSLGDIAVMYKTRMQFKWVAKKSLFKIPFIGWCLFLTKHIMLSRGKFGSIKKVYREAAHWLKNDVSVLFFPEGTRSKTDKMSEFQNGAFKLAIQEKKPILPIVIDGTREAIPKGSWLFKAKINSKLTVLPVVETKDLDPGDLAFLKETVHKKMESLVGVI from the coding sequence ATGACAATCATACTTTCAGCAGGAATATGGATAGTTACCGCAGTTCTTACCATCGCACTCTTTTTTGTAGACCTTATCTTAGTTATAATTCTCTTCCCTTTTGATAGACAAAGAAAAATTCTCCACTCGCAATGCTTCTGGTGGGCAGACGCGGTTATTGGTTTCAATCCATACTGGAATATCCAGGTGAGCGGATTAGAGAATATCGATAAGCATAAAACATACGTAATAGTCGCTAATCATCAAAGCCTCGGTGATATCGCAGTAATGTATAAGACTCGCATGCAGTTCAAATGGGTAGCAAAGAAGAGCCTTTTTAAAATACCGTTTATTGGATGGTGTCTTTTTCTTACTAAACACATAATGCTGTCACGAGGAAAATTCGGAAGCATTAAAAAGGTATATCGAGAAGCTGCGCATTGGCTTAAGAATGATGTATCAGTACTATTCTTTCCAGAAGGCACGCGGAGCAAAACGGACAAGATGAGCGAGTTTCAAAACGGTGCTTTTAAGCTGGCTATACAGGAAAAGAAACCCATTCTTCCAATTGTAATAGATGGTACTAGAGAAGCTATCCCCAAAGGGAGCTGGCTTTTCAAAGCAAAAATAAACAGCAAGCTGACTGTGCTTCCGGTGGTCGAAACAAAGGATCTAGACCCTGGTGATCTCGCTTTTTTAAAAGAGACTGTGCACAAAAAGATGGAATCTTTAGTTGGAGTAATTTAG
- a CDS encoding cold shock domain-containing protein yields MAKGTVKWFNDQKGFGFITPEDGADVFVHHTAIQSDGFKTLAEGQAVEFEITKGPKGNQAQNVVKL; encoded by the coding sequence ATGGCAAAAGGAACAGTAAAATGGTTCAATGACCAGAAAGGTTTTGGGTTCATCACACCTGAAGACGGAGCGGATGTATTCGTACATCACACTGCGATTCAGAGCGATGGCTTTAAGACTTTAGCAGAAGGTCAAGCAGTAGAGTTTGAAATCACAAAAGGCCCTAAAGGCAATCAAGCTCAGAACGTAGTAAAGCTATAA